A single genomic interval of Helianthus annuus cultivar XRQ/B chromosome 13, HanXRQr2.0-SUNRISE, whole genome shotgun sequence harbors:
- the LOC110898706 gene encoding phosphoribulokinase, chloroplastic yields the protein MAVCTVYTVQPLNTSCSISTPTKTHLGFNQKQVFFFNNYSSKNTNNSRFRGNKITCSAGDTIVIGLAADSGCGKSTFMRRLTSVFGGAASPPKGGNPDSNTLISDTTTVICLDDYHSLDRTGRKEKGVTALDPRANDFDLMYQQVKALKDGVAVEKPIYNHVSGLLDPPELIKPPKILVIEGLHPMYDQRVRDLLDFSIYLDISNEVKFAWKIQRDMAERGHSLESIKASIEARKPDFDAYIDPQKQYADAVIEVLPTRLIPDDNEGKVLRVKLIMKEGVKYFNPVYLFDEGSTVSWIPCGRKLTCSYPGIKFAYGPDTYFGHEVSVLEMDGQFDRLDELIYVESHLSNISTKFYGEITQQMLKHADFPGSNNGTGLFQTIVGLKIRDLFEQIAASKASAPLEATKA from the exons ATGGCAGTGTGCACAGTGTACACAGTCCAACCTCTCAACACATCATGCTCAATCTCAACACCCACAAAAACCCACCTGGGATTCAACCAAAAACAAGTTTTCTTCTTCAACAACTACAGTAGCAAAAACACCAACAACAGCAGGTTTAGAGGCAACAAAATCACATGCTCAGCTGGTGACACAATAGTAATTGGACTTGCAGCAGATTCTGGGTGTGGAAAAAGCACCTTCATGAGAAGGTTAACCAGTGTGTTTGGTGGTGCAGCTTCACCACCAAAGGGTGGTAACCCTGACTCAAACACACTCATAAGTGACACAACCACTGTTATATGTTTAGATGATTATCATTCATTGGATAGAACTGGAAGGAAAGAAAAGGGTGTGACTGCACTTGACCCAAGAGCCAATGACTTTGATCTTATGTATCAACAAGTTAAGGCTCTTAAAGATGGTGTGGCTGTTGAGAAGCCTATTTATAACCATGTTTCTGGGCTTTTGGACCCTCCTGAGCTCATTAAACCTCCCAAGATTCTTGTTATTGAAGGTTTGCATCCAAT GTATGATCAGAGAGTAAGAGATCTCCTGGACTTCAGTATTTACTTGGACATCAGTAATGAGGTTAAATTTGCATGGAAAATTCAG AGAGATATGGCAGAGAGAGGACACAGTCTTGAAAGCATTAAAGCTAGCATTGAAGCCAGAAAACCAGATTTTGATGCTTATATTG ATCCACAAAAGCAATATGCAGATGCAGTTATTGAAGTGTTGCCTACTCGTCTCATCCCCGATGATAACGAGGGAAAAGTGTTGAGAGTGAAGCTAATCATGAAAGAAGGAGTTAAATACTTCAACCCAGTGTACTTATTCGATGAAGGTTCGACCGTTTCATGGATCCCATGTGGAAGAAAGCTCACTTGCTCCTATCCTGGCATCAAATTTGCCTATGGTCCAGACACTTATTTCGGCCATGAG GTTTCCGTGTTGGAGATGGATGGACAGTTTGACAGATTAGATGAACTCATCTATGTTGAAAGCCATTTGAGCAACATTTCAACTAAATTTTACGGTGAAATCACCCAACAAATGTTGAAACATGCTGACTTCCCTGGTAGCAACAACGGCACTGGTTTGTTTCAAACCATCGTCGGGTTGAAGATCCGAGATTTATTTGAACAAATTGCAGCCAGTAAGGCCTCGGCTCCACTTGAAGCTACAAAAGCTTGA